One part of the Bdellovibrio bacteriovorus genome encodes these proteins:
- a CDS encoding TolC family protein, translating to MVKILLALLSTTTIQAAYAQQAPAKKEITLTQKDVAELVLKQGLKTKEVNLKYQQFRLTPALALSAYDWVLNAETGFEYDKSAGLLSNSTPVEAKYERYRTTVGLKKPFTTGTTLGIELSRLSQQVEFDSVVTNPPPGEQTLDSAGLLLEQALLGNFFGVADRGTVNAAELTYQAESINRANELEDVVLEAIRQFWNTYVAQENFKESVASRDRYKKLVDAVKRKTSLGYSNPGDLPQVQAEFETREQKVKTSSTEYLDNLENLVTLLSLEPGTEIRFQIPGNIPTVPKLPMKKVEELRTIRSQKLKVEAAQESLTAAESLSYPTLNFVGKVYTTGVDENANDAYSDVVSGTRPKYYMGLRFQYNFGSDIQNEQIINKKLSKDLESTRLSRQLLEAEDLEIQAQRKVQSTYAVVLSAEKQKGYREKASQELNRSYNQGRTDISILITAMNNYFDSEVQYMRAMGDYAIALNEWAASRDELIPDDASSADYTENK from the coding sequence GTGGCGGAGCTGGTTTTAAAACAGGGTCTTAAAACCAAGGAAGTCAATTTGAAGTACCAGCAGTTCCGCCTGACTCCGGCGTTGGCGCTTTCTGCCTATGACTGGGTTCTGAACGCAGAAACCGGTTTTGAGTACGACAAATCCGCAGGTCTTCTTTCCAACTCCACTCCGGTCGAAGCCAAATACGAACGTTATCGCACCACCGTGGGCTTGAAAAAACCTTTCACCACCGGGACCACGCTGGGGATTGAGCTGAGCCGTCTTTCCCAACAAGTTGAGTTTGACAGTGTCGTGACGAATCCTCCGCCGGGCGAGCAGACCTTGGACAGCGCAGGATTGCTTTTGGAACAAGCCCTTTTGGGGAACTTCTTCGGGGTTGCGGACCGTGGCACCGTGAATGCGGCCGAACTGACCTATCAGGCAGAAAGCATCAACCGCGCCAACGAACTGGAAGACGTCGTGCTTGAGGCGATCCGTCAGTTCTGGAACACTTATGTTGCACAGGAAAATTTCAAAGAATCCGTGGCTTCCCGTGACCGTTATAAAAAACTGGTCGATGCGGTGAAACGCAAAACCTCTTTGGGTTATTCCAACCCAGGGGACCTGCCACAGGTTCAGGCGGAGTTTGAAACACGCGAACAAAAAGTTAAAACGTCCTCGACCGAGTATCTGGACAATCTGGAAAATCTGGTGACGTTGCTTTCTTTGGAACCGGGCACAGAAATCCGCTTCCAGATCCCGGGCAATATCCCGACGGTGCCAAAACTGCCAATGAAAAAAGTGGAAGAGCTTCGCACCATCCGTTCCCAAAAGCTGAAGGTCGAAGCGGCTCAGGAATCCCTGACGGCGGCGGAATCCTTAAGCTATCCGACGCTGAACTTCGTCGGCAAGGTTTACACCACCGGTGTGGATGAAAACGCGAACGATGCTTATTCTGACGTCGTGTCTGGCACCCGTCCGAAGTACTACATGGGTCTGAGATTCCAGTACAACTTCGGCTCTGACATCCAGAACGAGCAGATCATCAACAAAAAGCTTTCCAAGGATCTTGAATCCACCCGTCTGAGCCGCCAGTTGCTAGAGGCCGAGGACCTGGAGATCCAAGCTCAGCGTAAAGTACAGTCCACCTATGCCGTGGTGCTGAGCGCAGAAAAACAGAAAGGCTATCGCGAGAAGGCCTCTCAGGAACTGAACCGTTCCTACAATCAGGGGCGTACGGACATCTCGATCCTGATCACGGCAATGAACAACTATTTCGACTCGGAAGTTCAATACATGCGCGCCATGGGTGATTACGCCATTGCGCTGAATGAATGGGCGGCTTCCCGTGACGAATTGATTCCTGACGACGCTTCGTCAGCTGATTACACTGAAAATAAATAA
- a CDS encoding DUF1254 domain-containing protein: MKIQFVNLAVVLTAGMLMASCSSSEKKTTASVKTTASPAEIQKLAEEVYIYGYPMVLVETSREVMTNVSRVTADAAPVNQFLHKDRFPDASFTQVVSPNADTLYSSAFLDLSREPVILSVPEMGKRYYLMQLMSAWTDVFASPGTRTTGSHKGDFAITGPDWRGELPTGLTEIKSPTNTVWIIGRTQTNGPKDFAAVREIQKKYRLTTLSSWQQSDNEVIATPTRQVSSTVDMKTPPVAQVEAMDGVEFMEKFASLLKQNPPKPEDSAMVEKMARLGISETGQFDGRALSDAQRVAFNRGAKMALEKIVALNQAPPGVEVSAGWVYSYHMGAYGADYENRAYVAKYFLGANLPQDAVYPRASVDANGMPLKGDNKYTLRFAKGQLPPVRAFWSLTMYNSKQNFVKNPLNRYALGDRDKLKYGKDGSLEIYIQSERPEASKVANWLPAPAGDDFNLLMRLYWPKDEVLSHQWRMPGVQQVQPATGLSLR, translated from the coding sequence ATGAAGATCCAATTCGTCAATCTGGCCGTTGTCCTGACGGCCGGGATGCTGATGGCATCCTGTAGTTCTTCCGAGAAAAAAACAACCGCATCAGTTAAGACCACGGCCAGCCCCGCGGAGATCCAGAAGCTGGCGGAAGAGGTTTATATCTATGGCTATCCGATGGTTTTGGTTGAAACCAGTCGTGAGGTGATGACCAATGTTTCCCGTGTGACCGCGGATGCGGCACCGGTGAATCAGTTCCTGCACAAGGACCGCTTCCCTGATGCGAGCTTCACCCAAGTGGTCAGTCCCAACGCCGACACACTTTACAGCTCTGCATTTCTGGATCTTTCGCGCGAGCCGGTCATCTTAAGTGTGCCGGAAATGGGGAAGCGCTACTATCTGATGCAATTGATGAGTGCCTGGACGGATGTGTTTGCATCGCCGGGCACGCGCACCACAGGGTCTCACAAAGGGGACTTCGCCATCACGGGACCGGATTGGAGGGGAGAGCTGCCAACGGGTCTTACTGAGATCAAATCACCGACCAACACTGTATGGATCATCGGGCGCACCCAAACCAACGGGCCGAAAGATTTTGCCGCAGTTCGGGAAATTCAGAAAAAATACCGTCTGACCACGCTCAGTTCGTGGCAGCAGTCGGACAACGAGGTCATCGCCACCCCCACTCGTCAGGTCAGCTCCACGGTGGACATGAAAACACCGCCGGTGGCCCAGGTGGAGGCCATGGACGGGGTTGAGTTCATGGAAAAATTCGCAAGTCTGCTGAAACAGAATCCTCCGAAGCCGGAGGATTCTGCCATGGTTGAGAAAATGGCACGACTGGGTATTTCTGAAACCGGGCAGTTTGATGGCCGGGCCTTAAGCGATGCTCAGAGAGTCGCATTCAATCGCGGGGCGAAGATGGCGTTGGAAAAAATCGTGGCCCTGAATCAGGCGCCTCCGGGCGTGGAGGTCAGTGCGGGCTGGGTGTATTCCTATCACATGGGGGCCTATGGTGCCGATTACGAAAACAGAGCCTATGTCGCCAAATATTTTTTAGGTGCGAATCTTCCCCAGGATGCGGTCTATCCGCGCGCTTCAGTGGATGCCAACGGCATGCCTTTGAAAGGGGATAACAAATACACCCTGCGCTTTGCCAAGGGGCAGTTGCCTCCGGTCCGGGCGTTCTGGTCGCTGACAATGTACAATTCAAAACAGAACTTCGTGAAAAATCCCCTGAACCGATACGCTCTTGGGGATCGTGACAAGTTGAAATACGGCAAGGACGGGTCACTGGAGATTTACATCCAAAGCGAACGTCCTGAGGCCAGCAAGGTGGCCAACTGGCTGCCGGCGCCGGCGGGGGATGATTTCAATTTGCTGATGCGTTTGTACTGGCCGAAGGACGAAGTTCTCAGTCATCAGTGGCGAATGCCTGGAGTGCAGCAGGTGCAGCCCGCGACGGGTCTGAGTCTGCGATAG
- a CDS encoding ABC-F family ATP-binding cassette domain-containing protein: MLLINTHKLEKSFAGKTLFKNVSLGIEEGERVGLVGPNGAGKSTLLKILAGTMTPDAGDVTAKKGLRLGYLEQTPTFKKDETILDAVLSKAQDPHEAIGSAYEWIARLELTQFGENFLVSDLSGGWKKRVALARELVRDPELLLLDEPTNHLDVSSIMWLEDFLSRAPFATLTITHDRLFLQRTVNKIFDLDPKNPNYLISTTGGYLEYLEEKAILLAGQEQKELAMKNTLRRETEWLRRGAKARLTKQKARIDRAGTLKEDVEELSAKNAARKVKIEFKETDRNPQKLIEVDHVTKAYDGRVLFSDFSYLVTPKTRLALLGDNGSGKSTLIRMLLQQEAPTSGRVVQADKLKIAYFEQNRETLKPKESVLKNICPDGDYVHYQGQYVFARSYLERFLFNRQQMDLPVEKLSGGEQSRLRLAQLMLNEAQVLILDEPTNDLDVATLTVLEESLKEFTGAVILVTHDRFFMDQVASDILALHKNLDGSTSMERFAGYLQWEEWFEEQKELQAQELKKEKKAEKVAAKPVKLSFKEKFELENMEANIFEMEEKLSNLQTEAGKPEVVSQASKVQELFSEISALQSKIETAYARWAELEKKSHGQS; this comes from the coding sequence ATGCTTCTCATCAATACACATAAGCTCGAAAAATCCTTTGCGGGGAAAACCCTGTTTAAAAACGTCTCTTTGGGCATTGAAGAGGGCGAACGTGTGGGCCTGGTTGGGCCCAACGGTGCCGGTAAATCCACTTTGCTGAAAATTCTGGCCGGCACCATGACTCCGGATGCCGGGGACGTGACCGCTAAAAAGGGTTTGCGTCTGGGGTATCTGGAACAAACTCCGACATTCAAAAAAGATGAAACCATCCTGGATGCGGTCCTGAGTAAAGCCCAGGACCCGCATGAGGCGATTGGATCGGCCTATGAATGGATTGCCCGTCTGGAGCTGACCCAGTTCGGAGAAAACTTCCTGGTCAGCGATCTTTCCGGGGGATGGAAAAAGCGTGTGGCTTTGGCGCGCGAACTGGTGCGCGATCCAGAGCTGTTGCTGTTGGATGAACCGACGAATCACCTGGACGTTTCAAGTATCATGTGGCTGGAGGATTTCCTGAGCCGTGCGCCCTTTGCCACTTTGACGATCACGCACGACCGTTTGTTCCTGCAACGAACCGTCAACAAGATCTTTGATCTTGATCCGAAGAATCCGAACTATCTGATTTCCACCACCGGTGGTTATCTCGAATATCTCGAGGAAAAAGCGATTCTTTTGGCCGGGCAGGAACAGAAGGAGCTGGCGATGAAGAACACTCTTCGTCGTGAAACCGAGTGGCTGCGCCGCGGGGCCAAGGCCCGTCTGACAAAACAAAAGGCCCGTATTGATCGCGCCGGCACCCTGAAAGAGGATGTCGAGGAGCTTTCCGCGAAGAACGCCGCTCGCAAAGTAAAAATTGAATTTAAGGAAACCGACCGTAATCCGCAAAAGCTGATCGAAGTCGATCACGTTACAAAGGCTTATGACGGTCGTGTGCTGTTCAGTGACTTCAGCTATCTGGTGACTCCTAAAACACGTCTGGCGTTGTTGGGTGATAACGGTTCGGGAAAATCCACGCTGATTCGCATGCTGCTGCAGCAGGAAGCGCCGACTTCCGGCCGTGTGGTTCAAGCGGACAAATTGAAAATTGCCTATTTCGAACAAAACCGTGAAACCTTAAAGCCGAAAGAGTCCGTTTTGAAGAACATCTGCCCTGATGGCGATTATGTCCATTATCAGGGACAGTATGTGTTTGCGCGCAGTTATCTGGAAAGATTCCTGTTCAACCGTCAGCAAATGGATCTGCCAGTGGAAAAGCTGTCAGGTGGCGAGCAAAGCCGCTTGCGTTTGGCGCAACTGATGCTGAATGAAGCCCAGGTGCTGATTCTCGATGAACCGACCAATGACCTGGATGTGGCAACATTGACAGTGCTTGAAGAATCTCTGAAGGAATTTACGGGGGCCGTGATTTTGGTCACACACGACCGTTTCTTCATGGATCAGGTGGCTTCTGACATTCTGGCATTGCACAAGAACCTGGATGGCTCCACTTCCATGGAGCGTTTTGCGGGTTATCTGCAATGGGAAGAATGGTTCGAAGAACAAAAAGAGCTGCAAGCTCAGGAACTGAAGAAAGAGAAGAAAGCCGAAAAAGTGGCGGCCAAACCAGTGAAGCTCTCGTTCAAGGAAAAGTTTGAACTGGAAAACATGGAAGCCAATATCTTTGAAATGGAAGAAAAATTGTCAAATCTGCAGACCGAAGCGGGGAAGCCCGAGGTCGTCAGCCAGGCCTCTAAAGTTCAGGAGCTTTTCTCCGAGATTTCCGCTTTGCAAAGCAAAATCGAAACCGCTTATGCCCGTTGGGCAGAGCTGGAAAAGAAATCCCACGGGCAGTCTTAG
- a CDS encoding trypsin-like serine peptidase — protein sequence MNLWKAILSGTLIMNLVGCGGDSAPSAFVNTDGTLTQGVIYGEDSIQEVSTHTRNTRANVALVHADKWNDIMKGEAVWTVDEVYGTGPQLAWSDQESKAFCSGTLIGPNLVLTAGHCFTEDHTCENTVFVFNDEQKMEGATTRKGWQCKLIVAQKNDFQGGLDYALVEISIPRDEVEPVVISETSPVVGDSVYSIGYPLGSLKKTAQGKVRRVNETGSLETNLDVFVGNSGSPVFDSKTHELIGVLHGGEDDFQEQSAEGGSVEIMKCAEDACKGEFVIPIQKILADIEKQK from the coding sequence ATGAATCTGTGGAAGGCCATCCTTAGCGGGACCCTTATCATGAATCTTGTCGGGTGCGGAGGAGACTCTGCACCTTCGGCATTTGTAAACACCGACGGGACACTGACCCAGGGTGTGATTTATGGCGAGGACTCCATTCAGGAGGTTTCCACTCACACTCGCAACACCCGGGCAAACGTTGCTCTGGTTCATGCTGACAAATGGAATGATATCATGAAGGGCGAAGCTGTATGGACCGTGGATGAAGTCTACGGGACCGGTCCGCAGTTGGCCTGGAGTGACCAGGAATCCAAGGCCTTTTGTTCCGGCACTTTGATTGGGCCGAATCTGGTTCTGACGGCCGGGCATTGTTTCACCGAAGATCATACTTGTGAAAACACCGTGTTTGTCTTTAATGACGAGCAAAAGATGGAAGGGGCCACCACCCGCAAGGGCTGGCAGTGCAAATTGATCGTGGCTCAGAAAAATGATTTCCAGGGCGGGCTGGACTATGCCCTTGTGGAAATTTCCATCCCTCGGGATGAAGTCGAGCCCGTGGTCATATCCGAGACTTCGCCGGTGGTCGGGGATTCGGTCTATTCCATCGGTTATCCGCTGGGCAGTCTGAAGAAGACCGCTCAGGGTAAAGTGCGCCGTGTGAATGAAACGGGATCCTTGGAGACCAATCTGGATGTTTTCGTCGGAAACTCAGGTTCGCCGGTGTTTGACAGCAAAACTCACGAATTGATTGGTGTTTTGCACGGTGGTGAGGATGATTTCCAGGAACAGAGCGCGGAAGGCGGTTCTGTTGAGATCATGAAGTGCGCAGAGGATGCCTGTAAGGGCGAATTCGTCATTCCTATTCAGAAAATTCTGGCCGATATCGAGAAACAGAAGTAA
- a CDS encoding polysaccharide deacetylase family protein — protein MSKRKLIAKGLVTLSLFTQHFAWAQTTTTVKRPPQFVMFAFDGSYNNEVWQYSRDYTKLRKDAGVDTRFTFFINPVYFLSPENKTFYQPPGQRLILDGAGNEVATKNRGSAIGWGDDRRDISDRIDQMNAAYREGHEIGSHAVGHFDGGFRNKKWDLRWSEADWKSEFTQFYAILDRVFDLNGISKKESKGLLFRNEITGFRAPVLGVSPGLWPNLPKFGIQYDTSKLNFVNYWPQRNEFGTWNFPLAEVPEPGGARKWISMDYNFCVRDSARVLKEEPQTMQIMKRDKSGNTVKANKARDCLNEVSTAQKAQVKANMLSIYRSYFNTNYYGNRAPVHIGHHFSKWMSGAYMEAFFEFANEVCSKPEVKCGTYNELQAFMDKSSASEIEAYRKGTFAKLPRPKSASVARHLDLKIDMTSDRDFMNISLAGRDAQMAGLKKFVTVGDVTKEIDGTIDLKDIREVSEAGKDALVRISVENRMNKEIATATYTVKAVGTQNEVVDSENVEGRWEQGHMAEAHRDDVDFTKGH, from the coding sequence ATGTCCAAAAGAAAACTGATCGCAAAGGGCCTTGTGACTTTGTCTTTGTTCACCCAGCATTTTGCATGGGCGCAAACAACCACCACAGTTAAAAGACCACCACAATTTGTGATGTTTGCCTTTGATGGATCTTACAACAACGAGGTATGGCAGTACTCCCGCGATTACACCAAACTTAGAAAAGATGCGGGCGTGGACACACGTTTCACATTCTTTATCAATCCGGTTTATTTCCTGAGCCCTGAAAACAAAACCTTCTATCAACCACCGGGTCAGCGTTTGATTCTGGATGGCGCCGGCAACGAAGTGGCTACGAAAAACCGTGGTTCCGCGATCGGTTGGGGCGATGACAGACGTGATATCTCCGATCGTATTGATCAGATGAATGCAGCTTATCGTGAAGGCCATGAAATCGGTTCCCACGCCGTGGGTCACTTTGATGGTGGCTTCCGCAATAAAAAATGGGACCTGCGCTGGAGCGAGGCGGACTGGAAATCTGAGTTCACTCAATTCTATGCAATCCTGGATCGCGTGTTCGACCTGAATGGCATCTCTAAAAAAGAATCCAAAGGTTTGTTGTTCAGAAACGAAATCACGGGCTTCCGTGCACCGGTTCTGGGGGTCAGCCCGGGCCTGTGGCCGAATCTGCCGAAGTTCGGTATTCAGTACGACACTTCCAAATTGAATTTCGTAAACTACTGGCCGCAAAGAAATGAATTCGGCACATGGAACTTCCCTTTGGCGGAAGTGCCGGAACCAGGTGGCGCGCGCAAGTGGATCTCTATGGATTACAACTTCTGCGTTCGTGACTCTGCCCGTGTATTGAAGGAAGAGCCTCAGACAATGCAGATCATGAAGCGTGACAAAAGCGGCAACACCGTTAAAGCCAACAAGGCCCGTGACTGCTTGAACGAAGTTTCCACTGCGCAAAAAGCACAGGTTAAGGCTAACATGCTTTCAATCTATCGCAGCTACTTCAACACGAACTACTATGGCAACCGTGCTCCGGTTCATATCGGTCACCACTTCTCTAAATGGATGAGCGGTGCTTACATGGAAGCATTCTTTGAGTTTGCCAATGAAGTGTGCTCCAAGCCGGAAGTCAAATGCGGTACTTACAATGAACTTCAGGCGTTCATGGACAAGTCCTCTGCATCTGAAATCGAAGCTTACAGAAAAGGCACTTTCGCAAAACTTCCGCGTCCTAAGTCGGCAAGCGTTGCTCGCCACCTGGATCTGAAGATCGACATGACTTCCGACCGTGACTTCATGAACATCTCCCTTGCGGGTCGTGATGCTCAGATGGCGGGTCTTAAGAAGTTCGTGACTGTGGGTGATGTGACCAAAGAAATTGACGGCACGATCGACCTGAAAGACATCCGTGAAGTGAGCGAGGCGGGTAAAGACGCTTTGGTTCGTATCTCGGTTGAAAACCGCATGAACAAAGAAATCGCCACGGCGACTTATACAGTGAAGGCGGTAGGCACGCAGAACGAGGTTGTAGACTCTGAAAACGTGGAAGGTCGCTGGGAACAAGGCCACATGGCTGAAGCTCACCGTGATGACGTAGACTTCACTAAAGGACACTAA
- a CDS encoding cell wall hydrolase: MSLINSSAFAASMTCNKRQSATNCMICNCYHETRGESFEGMVAVNKVVLSRSEDDAYPSSICGVVYDDAQFSWTQDNIGNNINATKDEDKEALEMCKKAVNLSVKEGPNDVIYYYNPSIARPYWARRMTNCGKVGNHTFLVPRGESCPRKLGVIGKYSSSGASSQSKKSTGAK, from the coding sequence GTGTCACTTATAAACTCGTCTGCATTTGCGGCGTCCATGACCTGCAACAAAAGACAATCCGCCACCAACTGCATGATTTGCAACTGCTATCATGAAACCCGCGGAGAATCCTTCGAAGGCATGGTGGCCGTGAATAAGGTGGTGTTGTCCCGTTCGGAAGACGATGCCTATCCGAGCTCCATCTGCGGAGTCGTTTATGACGATGCCCAGTTCAGCTGGACTCAGGACAATATCGGCAACAACATCAATGCCACCAAAGATGAAGACAAAGAAGCTTTGGAGATGTGCAAGAAAGCCGTCAACCTTTCTGTCAAAGAAGGTCCCAATGACGTCATCTATTACTACAATCCAAGCATCGCCCGTCCCTACTGGGCCCGCCGCATGACCAACTGTGGAAAGGTCGGCAATCACACCTTCCTGGTTCCGCGCGGTGAATCCTGCCCTCGGAAGCTGGGCGTGATTGGCAAGTATTCCTCTTCCGGCGCAAGCAGCCAAAGCAAGAAAAGCACAGGTGCAAAATGA
- the aat gene encoding leucyl/phenylalanyl-tRNA--protein transferase, translated as MQGKLRSSVDFPDPRETLAEGILAIGGSLDVGTLYTAYSKGIFPWPQPGLPMLWFSPEERGVLEFRDFHVPESLRRFRKRHPEIHFSVNQDFHHVLEECSKQPRPGQDGTWITGQMKRAYMEFFKAGYCMSVEVRENNVLIGGIYGVLVEGVFSGESMFYKKPNASKLALWRLVEVLSEQGHEWIDVQMVTPVVASMGGKLIDREQYLEMLEQRHFQYETT; from the coding sequence ATGCAGGGAAAATTACGATCCTCGGTCGACTTTCCAGATCCGCGCGAAACCCTGGCTGAAGGGATTTTGGCTATTGGGGGATCTTTGGATGTCGGCACACTTTATACGGCCTACAGCAAAGGGATTTTTCCCTGGCCCCAGCCTGGCTTGCCGATGCTGTGGTTTTCCCCGGAAGAACGGGGAGTTCTGGAGTTTCGGGATTTCCACGTTCCGGAAAGTCTGCGCCGTTTTCGCAAGCGTCATCCGGAAATTCATTTTTCAGTGAATCAGGATTTTCATCATGTGCTGGAGGAATGCTCCAAACAGCCGCGTCCTGGTCAGGATGGCACCTGGATCACGGGACAGATGAAACGCGCCTATATGGAATTTTTCAAAGCCGGTTACTGCATGTCGGTGGAGGTTCGCGAAAACAATGTTCTGATCGGCGGCATTTATGGAGTGCTGGTTGAAGGCGTGTTCAGCGGTGAAAGCATGTTCTATAAAAAGCCCAATGCTTCAAAACTGGCGCTGTGGCGCCTGGTGGAAGTTTTGTCAGAACAGGGGCACGAATGGATCGATGTGCAAATGGTGACGCCCGTGGTGGCCAGCATGGGCGGGAAACTGATTGATCGGGAGCAGTATCTGGAAATGTTAGAACAACGACATTTTCAATATGAAACAACCTAA
- a CDS encoding PQQ-dependent sugar dehydrogenase gives MRAGWIVSFGLLVSLSVGAKQLPLEKLKMPPGFQISVWAQVPGARSLAQAPDGRIFVGSRSGDKVYVVKDGKASVFAQGLDTPNGVAYKDGKLYVAEIARIHEFDAGPSVKLPAKPVRTLPQTFPSDTHHGWKFIRFGPDGKLYVPVGANCNICDPGTQYARIYRIDVNGTSKEEVASGVRNTVGFDFHPQSKELWFTDNGRDWMGDDRPPCEVNRLTKEGQNFGFPFCHGKDTLDPDFGKGKKCSDYVAPVVELRAHVAPLGMRFYTGTQFPAQYKDSIILAEHGSWNRSTPQGYRLTFVKLNGSNVEKTESFIEGWLQGDSSWGRPVDVEVLPDGAMLISDDKAGVIYRLTYKAK, from the coding sequence GTGAGAGCTGGATGGATTGTTTCTTTTGGGCTTTTGGTTTCGCTTTCTGTGGGGGCGAAGCAGCTTCCTTTGGAAAAATTGAAGATGCCTCCTGGGTTTCAGATTTCGGTGTGGGCGCAGGTGCCGGGGGCTCGGTCTTTGGCGCAGGCTCCGGATGGCCGGATCTTTGTGGGCTCTCGGTCCGGTGATAAGGTTTATGTGGTGAAGGATGGCAAGGCCAGCGTCTTTGCTCAGGGCCTGGACACGCCCAACGGTGTTGCCTATAAAGACGGAAAACTTTATGTGGCCGAAATTGCGCGCATTCACGAATTTGATGCCGGCCCCAGTGTGAAACTTCCGGCAAAACCTGTGCGCACCCTGCCTCAAACCTTTCCTTCAGACACTCACCATGGATGGAAGTTCATCCGCTTTGGTCCGGATGGAAAGCTCTATGTCCCGGTGGGGGCTAATTGCAATATTTGTGATCCCGGCACTCAGTATGCACGCATTTATCGCATTGATGTGAACGGCACCAGCAAAGAGGAAGTGGCCTCCGGAGTGCGCAACACTGTGGGCTTTGATTTTCATCCTCAGTCGAAAGAACTTTGGTTTACCGATAACGGTCGCGACTGGATGGGGGATGATCGTCCGCCGTGTGAAGTGAACCGCCTGACCAAAGAAGGTCAGAACTTCGGCTTCCCGTTCTGTCATGGCAAGGACACTCTGGATCCGGATTTTGGCAAAGGCAAAAAGTGCTCAGACTATGTGGCTCCGGTGGTGGAGCTTCGCGCCCACGTGGCGCCGTTGGGTATGCGCTTTTACACGGGGACTCAGTTCCCGGCACAATACAAAGACAGCATCATTCTGGCCGAACACGGTTCCTGGAACCGATCCACACCACAGGGGTATCGTCTGACGTTTGTGAAGCTGAATGGCTCCAATGTTGAAAAGACAGAGTCCTTCATTGAAGGCTGGTTGCAGGGGGATTCCTCCTGGGGGCGTCCGGTGGATGTGGAAGTTTTGCCCGATGGGGCGATGCTGATTTCTGACGACAAGGCGGGGGTCATTTACCGTCTGACTTATAAGGCGAAGTAA
- a CDS encoding RecQ family ATP-dependent DNA helicase, whose product MSDLLQLLKANFPFTSFRGEQEQILHKVWANQNLLALMPTGMGKSLCFQFPAKTRDGLVVVISPLIALMQDQVFKAQELGISATFLSSTLSREERESRQNRLAKGDFKLIYVTPERFRKPEFLQAVEKRAIQLLAVDEAHCISQWGHDFRPDYSRVGEFRALLGNPPTLALTATATPEVQKDILKKLNMEDALIISAGIERPNLALNVHDIYGIDEKIRAIVGLRHQQPGTAIIYCSLIQTLKKISSSLNRLGMAHLVYHGDLPPHDRKRNQKAFQNEEAPLMIATPAFGLGIDKSNVRLLIHAETPNALESYFQEVGRAGRDGAESSCHLLYDQDDVSIQMEFLKWSHPEPDFIRKIYQLIEDKRMQVDQGGFDFLREQMNFRNRRDFRSEAAVSILERWGCLQKSDDPFPYACVNAPTDEQFLAENGEAILRAQNTKLLQMVQWANQDSECRMNRIYAYFGHEHLEPCGKCDVCVARGK is encoded by the coding sequence ATGAGCGATCTTCTTCAGCTTTTAAAAGCGAACTTTCCTTTTACTTCCTTCCGGGGCGAGCAAGAGCAAATCCTGCATAAAGTTTGGGCAAACCAAAACCTGCTGGCTTTAATGCCCACGGGAATGGGAAAAAGCCTCTGTTTTCAGTTTCCGGCAAAGACCCGCGACGGCCTGGTGGTCGTTATTTCTCCGCTGATCGCTTTGATGCAGGATCAGGTTTTCAAGGCCCAGGAGCTGGGGATCAGCGCCACGTTCTTAAGTTCCACTTTGAGCCGGGAGGAAAGGGAGTCCCGCCAGAATCGTCTGGCCAAAGGCGACTTCAAACTGATTTATGTGACCCCCGAGCGCTTCCGTAAACCTGAGTTCCTTCAAGCTGTTGAAAAACGCGCGATCCAGCTTTTGGCCGTGGATGAGGCGCACTGTATTTCCCAGTGGGGGCATGACTTCCGCCCGGATTATTCGCGGGTGGGGGAATTCCGCGCCCTTTTGGGGAATCCGCCGACGCTGGCTTTGACCGCCACGGCAACCCCCGAGGTTCAAAAAGACATCCTGAAAAAACTGAACATGGAAGACGCTCTGATTATCTCGGCCGGGATCGAGCGACCGAACCTGGCTTTGAATGTTCACGACATTTACGGGATTGACGAAAAGATCCGCGCCATTGTCGGGCTTCGTCACCAGCAACCGGGCACCGCGATCATTTATTGTTCTTTGATTCAGACGCTGAAAAAAATCTCTTCTTCCCTGAATCGTCTGGGCATGGCGCATCTGGTGTATCACGGCGATCTGCCGCCGCATGATCGCAAGCGTAATCAGAAGGCCTTCCAAAATGAAGAGGCTCCGCTGATGATTGCGACGCCGGCGTTCGGTCTGGGCATCGACAAAAGCAATGTGCGTCTTTTGATTCACGCCGAAACCCCCAATGCGCTGGAATCATATTTTCAGGAAGTGGGTCGCGCGGGCCGGGACGGGGCAGAGTCTTCTTGTCATCTGTTGTATGATCAGGACGATGTCAGCATTCAAATGGAGTTTTTGAAATGGTCCCATCCCGAGCCTGATTTCATCCGCAAGATCTATCAACTGATAGAAGACAAAAGAATGCAGGTGGATCAGGGCGGGTTTGACTTCCTTCGTGAACAAATGAATTTTAGAAATCGCCGGGACTTCAGGTCCGAGGCGGCGGTCAGTATTTTGGAGCGCTGGGGCTGTCTGCAAAAGTCCGACGATCCGTTCCCTTATGCCTGTGTCAATGCGCCGACGGATGAACAGTTCCTGGCTGAAAATGGGGAGGCTATTTTGCGTGCCCAGAACACCAAGCTTTTGCAGATGGTTCAATGGGCCAATCAGGACAGTGAGTGCCGCATGAATCGCATTTATGCTTACTTTGGGCATGAGCACCTGGAGCCTTGTGGAAAGTGCGATGTTTGTGTCGCACGTGGAAAATAG